Proteins co-encoded in one Nonomuraea helvata genomic window:
- a CDS encoding MFS transporter, whose protein sequence is MSKTQVRGRFPAEVGRNGLLVIAARALRTFGYGCTSVLLAELLAQDGDAPWQTGLLLAVASAGSVFASLMLGLFADVWGRRRTLIACGCLMAVTGAVFALSESYPILVAAAFIGTISPSTNDNTPFSGVEQTILAQVCPKARHTSVFTCYNVTAMASGALGALAAAALGLQPWTSAPDAAFALYAVLSAGTVTMFWHLTPEIEAPETARHDKDSRRVRMPRQVRLLAGLSALDALSGGLAVQAVLAWWFAHRYGATTAQLGLVFFAANLLPALAQLTAPLLAARRGLLATMLVPHTVANLLLACIPFAPDLATAVGLLLLRQTVSKIDVPARQAFTAAVVPSAHRTAAASMTSLARSIAVSAAPIAATTLLTGTLAALGAPLLLGAALGLGYDLALWRAYRGTPLAEG, encoded by the coding sequence ATGTCAAAGACGCAGGTCAGGGGCAGATTTCCGGCGGAAGTGGGACGCAACGGGCTGCTGGTCATCGCGGCACGGGCGCTGCGAACCTTCGGGTACGGATGCACCAGCGTGCTCCTGGCCGAGCTGCTCGCCCAGGACGGCGACGCCCCCTGGCAGACCGGCCTGCTGCTGGCCGTGGCCTCCGCAGGCTCGGTGTTCGCGAGCCTGATGCTGGGCCTGTTCGCCGACGTGTGGGGACGGCGTCGAACGCTGATCGCGTGCGGCTGCCTGATGGCGGTGACCGGCGCCGTGTTCGCGCTCAGTGAGTCCTACCCCATCCTGGTCGCCGCCGCCTTCATCGGGACGATCTCGCCCTCCACCAACGACAACACGCCGTTCTCCGGGGTGGAGCAGACGATCCTCGCCCAGGTCTGCCCCAAGGCCCGCCATACGTCCGTCTTCACCTGCTACAACGTCACCGCCATGGCATCCGGCGCACTGGGCGCCCTGGCCGCCGCCGCCCTCGGGCTCCAGCCGTGGACGTCGGCCCCCGACGCCGCCTTCGCCCTGTACGCGGTCCTGTCAGCCGGCACCGTGACGATGTTCTGGCACCTGACGCCGGAGATCGAGGCGCCCGAGACCGCACGACACGACAAGGACAGTCGCCGTGTGCGGATGCCGAGGCAGGTCCGCCTGCTGGCCGGGCTGTCCGCCCTGGACGCCCTGTCCGGCGGGCTGGCCGTCCAGGCGGTGCTGGCCTGGTGGTTCGCCCATCGCTACGGCGCCACCACCGCGCAACTGGGCCTGGTGTTCTTCGCCGCCAACCTGCTGCCGGCCCTGGCCCAGCTCACCGCGCCGCTGCTGGCCGCCCGGCGCGGCCTGCTGGCCACCATGCTCGTTCCGCACACGGTGGCCAATCTCCTGCTGGCCTGCATCCCGTTCGCCCCGGACCTCGCCACCGCCGTCGGCCTGCTGCTGCTCCGCCAGACGGTCTCCAAGATCGACGTACCGGCGCGGCAGGCCTTCACGGCCGCGGTCGTTCCCTCCGCGCACCGTACGGCCGCCGCCAGCATGACCAGCCTGGCCCGCAGCATCGCCGTCTCAGCCGCTCCCATCGCCGCCACCACCCTGCTGACCGGCACTCTCGCCGCGCTGGGAGCTCCGCTGCTGCTCGGCGCGGCCCTGGGCCTGGGCTACGACCTCGCCCTCTGGCGCGCCTACCGCGGCACGCCCCTGGCCGAAGGATGA
- a CDS encoding AbfB domain-containing protein, translating into MSDKRCANSSARHLALTVLATAVAVCGTPGPAASAAVRTAIPAALHGGTGLPDPGTDPVFSSDGELSRKETYTYRPSKPGDHALPSGTFLLSYDVSQASRHPLKAQLVKARAELARSTGIALYLTGGTALNDADLRAVQTAGNAESAGGLGLTNLNRLHIYNLRSLQGGTECTPDSGLACAGQIARGGRSPYLWYNGWWGSWVRHLVLDDLQDVKPGSFSNHNFASVSLKAARTVGAMAFGHGPYAKLSVLYLPSVTEIGANAFRRNQYLTKVNLPRVRTIDDFAFDDASRLRYFNAPELESIGRNGLNDSHVLEAVNLPKLRYMGINCFDLNGDAAAGTGVKVLRLPSLQTLDKNAIVHLASLKELYAPALTTAWHDSISGNASLESVYAPSLSRLGPRVFAQTPRLRALYLGQKPPAQDAAAFTGADPAKLTIYYTGDTSAWASFVPAGNPTIKLVKRNPDTAPSATPSAGPLPSQTSTPNPPATASPSPTSTPAPAGLPTGVTRSFRSLGTPPLFIQASGGFAQLAAIREDDPAAARQRAGLRIVPGLADPKGYSFVGLDGRYLRHRNFRLRFDLRDGGSLFNKDATFYARPGSTSASVTLESFNYPNRVVVQRNRQLWLLPRQATAAFRAASSFQPVLPLR; encoded by the coding sequence ATGAGCGACAAGCGTTGTGCAAACTCCTCAGCCCGCCATCTGGCTCTTACCGTGCTGGCGACGGCGGTGGCCGTCTGTGGCACCCCGGGGCCGGCGGCATCCGCCGCCGTGCGCACCGCCATCCCGGCGGCGCTACACGGCGGCACGGGCCTGCCCGATCCGGGAACCGACCCCGTCTTCTCCTCCGATGGGGAGTTGAGCAGGAAGGAGACTTATACCTACCGGCCGTCCAAGCCGGGCGACCACGCCTTGCCGTCCGGCACGTTCCTGCTGTCCTACGACGTGTCTCAAGCCTCGCGGCACCCCCTGAAGGCGCAGCTCGTCAAGGCCCGAGCGGAGCTCGCCCGCAGCACCGGCATCGCGCTCTACCTCACCGGCGGAACCGCGCTCAACGACGCAGACCTGAGGGCGGTGCAGACGGCCGGCAACGCCGAGAGCGCGGGCGGGCTCGGGCTGACCAACTTGAACCGACTGCACATCTACAACCTGCGTTCCCTTCAGGGCGGCACAGAGTGCACACCGGATTCCGGACTGGCGTGCGCCGGGCAGATCGCACGCGGCGGGCGCTCACCGTACCTGTGGTACAACGGGTGGTGGGGGTCGTGGGTAAGGCACCTGGTGCTGGACGATCTGCAGGACGTCAAGCCCGGCTCCTTCAGCAACCACAACTTCGCCTCGGTCAGCTTGAAGGCGGCCCGCACCGTCGGGGCGATGGCGTTCGGACACGGGCCGTACGCCAAGCTGAGTGTGCTCTATCTGCCCAGCGTCACGGAGATCGGCGCGAACGCGTTCCGCCGCAACCAGTACCTGACGAAGGTCAATCTCCCGCGGGTGCGCACCATCGACGACTTCGCGTTCGACGACGCTTCCCGTCTGCGCTACTTCAACGCCCCCGAACTGGAGTCGATCGGCCGGAACGGACTGAACGACAGCCACGTGTTGGAAGCGGTCAATCTGCCCAAGCTCCGCTACATGGGCATCAACTGCTTCGATCTCAACGGTGACGCCGCCGCCGGGACAGGCGTGAAGGTGCTGCGGCTGCCAAGCCTGCAGACGCTGGACAAGAACGCCATCGTCCACCTCGCCTCCCTCAAGGAGCTGTACGCGCCCGCGCTGACGACCGCCTGGCATGACTCGATCTCCGGCAACGCGAGCCTCGAATCGGTCTACGCACCGAGCCTGAGCAGGCTCGGTCCGCGCGTCTTCGCGCAGACTCCCCGCCTGCGAGCGCTGTACCTCGGCCAGAAGCCGCCCGCCCAGGACGCCGCCGCGTTCACAGGAGCCGACCCGGCGAAGCTGACCATCTACTACACCGGCGACACCTCCGCCTGGGCGAGCTTCGTGCCGGCGGGCAATCCCACGATCAAGCTGGTCAAACGGAATCCGGACACGGCACCTTCCGCCACCCCGTCGGCCGGTCCCCTGCCCTCCCAGACTTCCACGCCGAATCCGCCGGCCACGGCATCCCCATCGCCTACGTCAACACCGGCGCCTGCCGGACTGCCCACAGGGGTCACGCGGTCGTTCCGATCGCTCGGCACTCCTCCCCTGTTCATCCAGGCGTCCGGCGGCTTCGCCCAGCTAGCCGCCATCCGCGAGGACGACCCGGCCGCAGCCCGGCAGCGCGCCGGCTTGCGCATCGTGCCGGGCCTCGCTGACCCCAAGGGATACTCATTCGTCGGCCTCGACGGCCGCTACCTACGCCACAGGAACTTCCGGCTGCGTTTCGACCTCAGGGATGGCGGTTCCTTGTTCAACAAGGACGCCACCTTCTACGCCCGTCCCGGCTCGACCTCCGCATCGGTGACACTGGAGTCGTTCAACTACCCGAACCGGGTCGTCGTCCAGCGCAACCGTCAGCTATGGCTCCTTCCCCGGCAGGCGACCGCCGCCTTCCGCGCCGCAAGCTCCTTCCAGCCGGTCCTGCCTCTCCGCTGA
- a CDS encoding alpha/beta hydrolase, which yields MIRTRRNAAIVLLSLTMTLPVPAAAAATTSSPAAATSSTDTSDVRFAIPRPTGQYEVGRDTLHLVDGNRRDLWLPTAGARELMVSMYYPAHAGGSAAPYMAIDEARLLLKGQKLDSVFKAEQLAGVHTNAHVGARPVSGKHPLVVLSPGFTLNRATLTTLAEELASKGYVVALVDHAYESFGTTFPGGRTLTCVACETVEKAPSDEAEKKLMAKAAANRAADLSFVIDQLTHAAGSAPAWKRWKMIDPRRIGAAGHSLGGNATASVMATDHRIRAGVNMDGTFFAPIPTSGLGQRPFLMLGTKAQHSPDSIDPTWLRDWRRLDGWKRWLTVAGSGHFTFIDLPILGGQAGITDPTAPLSGERSGEITTSYVDAFFDQHLHGEHQPLLDGPSPANPEVAFQNP from the coding sequence GTGATCAGAACTCGCCGCAACGCCGCGATCGTCCTTCTCAGCCTGACGATGACCCTGCCTGTGCCAGCCGCGGCGGCCGCCACGACGTCGTCTCCCGCCGCCGCGACCTCCTCCACGGACACCTCCGACGTGCGCTTCGCGATCCCTCGACCCACCGGGCAGTACGAAGTCGGGCGCGACACCCTGCATCTCGTCGACGGCAACCGCCGCGACCTGTGGCTGCCCACAGCCGGCGCACGCGAGCTGATGGTGTCGATGTACTACCCGGCCCACGCCGGCGGGAGCGCCGCGCCGTACATGGCCATCGACGAGGCCCGTCTCCTCCTCAAAGGGCAGAAGCTCGACAGCGTCTTCAAGGCCGAACAACTCGCCGGCGTCCACACGAACGCACACGTCGGCGCCCGCCCCGTCAGCGGCAAGCACCCCCTGGTGGTGCTCTCCCCGGGTTTCACCCTCAACCGTGCCACCCTGACCACGCTCGCCGAAGAACTCGCCTCGAAGGGCTACGTCGTCGCGCTCGTGGATCACGCCTACGAGTCGTTCGGCACGACTTTCCCCGGCGGCCGCACCCTGACCTGCGTCGCATGCGAGACGGTGGAGAAGGCCCCCTCCGACGAGGCGGAGAAGAAGCTGATGGCCAAGGCCGCCGCCAACCGGGCAGCGGACCTCTCCTTCGTCATCGACCAGCTGACCCACGCTGCCGGGTCCGCACCCGCCTGGAAGCGCTGGAAGATGATCGACCCACGCCGGATCGGCGCCGCCGGACACTCGCTCGGCGGCAACGCCACAGCGAGCGTCATGGCCACCGACCACCGAATTCGTGCCGGGGTGAACATGGACGGCACGTTCTTCGCACCGATCCCCACCTCCGGCCTCGGCCAACGACCGTTCCTCATGCTCGGCACCAAGGCCCAGCACTCGCCCGACTCCATTGACCCAACCTGGCTACGAGACTGGCGACGCCTGGACGGCTGGAAGCGCTGGCTGACCGTGGCCGGCTCCGGCCACTTCACCTTCATCGACCTGCCCATCCTGGGCGGACAGGCCGGGATCACCGACCCCACCGCGCCGCTGTCGGGAGAGCGGTCGGGCGAGATCACCACGTCGTACGTGGACGCCTTCTTCGACCAGCACCTGCACGGCGAACACCAGCCGCTGCTGGACGGCCCGTCCCCCGCCAACCCTGAAGTCGCCTTCCAGAACCCCTGA
- a CDS encoding aminoglycoside phosphotransferase family protein, translating to MEALKEGGQATMQASDLTRAVAAAMSTASSLGLTADDAIVLHDSNKLTLRLLPCDVLARVAPVAQQVAQFEVELAQRLAESGCPVAALEPRVEPRVYERDGFVVTLWTYYEPVTHREVSPADYAHALERLHAGMRRLDVPTPHFTDRVEQAQQLVANRDLTPALADADRELLGDTLRTLSRVIGERGGADQLLHGEPHPGNVLTTQNGLLFIDLETCCRGPVEFDLAHAPEEVGEHYPGVDQELLRECRILVLAMITTWRWDRDDQLPNGRQLGTEWLSQIRAELDRKAEGLD from the coding sequence ATGGAAGCGCTCAAGGAAGGGGGCCAGGCGACGATGCAGGCGTCAGATCTCACCCGTGCGGTGGCTGCGGCCATGTCGACCGCCTCATCACTTGGCCTGACAGCCGACGACGCGATCGTTCTTCATGACTCGAACAAGCTCACCCTGCGTCTGCTGCCTTGTGACGTCCTGGCCCGGGTGGCACCTGTAGCGCAGCAGGTCGCACAGTTCGAAGTCGAGCTTGCCCAGCGGCTCGCCGAATCCGGGTGCCCTGTTGCCGCTCTCGAGCCTCGAGTGGAGCCACGCGTCTATGAGCGCGATGGCTTCGTGGTCACGCTGTGGACCTACTACGAACCCGTGACACATCGAGAGGTCTCACCGGCCGACTACGCCCATGCACTCGAGCGGCTGCACGCCGGCATGCGCCGGCTCGATGTCCCGACGCCGCACTTCACGGATCGAGTCGAGCAGGCCCAACAACTCGTGGCGAACCGCGACCTTACTCCGGCACTCGCCGACGCGGACCGGGAGCTGCTCGGCGACACGTTACGAACCCTGAGCCGAGTGATCGGCGAGCGCGGCGGCGCCGATCAGCTGCTGCACGGCGAGCCGCACCCGGGCAATGTGCTCACCACGCAGAACGGGCTGCTGTTCATAGATCTCGAGACGTGTTGCCGTGGGCCTGTCGAATTCGACCTCGCCCATGCGCCCGAAGAAGTCGGCGAGCACTATCCGGGCGTCGATCAAGAGTTGCTGCGCGAGTGCCGGATCCTCGTGCTGGCGATGATCACAACGTGGCGTTGGGATCGAGACGACCAACTTCCGAACGGACGCCAACTGGGCACAGAGTGGCTCAGCCAGATCCGAGCAGAGCTCGATCGCAAAGCCGAAGGCCTCGACTGA
- a CDS encoding ABC transporter ATP-binding protein — MTLDAKLVVTRPAFTLDITLEVQPGEVVALLGPNGAGKTTALRALAGLTRLSGGHISLRGRPLHTLPAESRPIGMVFQDYLLFPHLTALDNVAFGPRCRGVSKAEARSTAAALLKRVGLADRAGAKPRQLSGGQAQRVALARALAVQPELLLLDEPLAALDAHTRLEIRSELRRHLADFDGVTVLVTHDPLDAMVLADRLIVIENGAIVQQGTPAEVARRPRTDYVARLVGLNLYRGVADDARVKVGELLLHTFEQLDGPAFVAFPPAAVALYRARPDGSPRNLWQARIEGIERHGDNVRVHLDGPITAFADITPAALADLDLTPGQMIWASVKATETHAYPA; from the coding sequence ATGACCCTCGACGCCAAGCTGGTGGTGACCCGGCCCGCCTTCACTCTCGACATCACGCTCGAGGTCCAGCCGGGCGAGGTGGTCGCGCTGCTCGGCCCCAACGGCGCCGGCAAGACCACCGCCTTGCGCGCCCTGGCTGGGCTCACCCGTCTTTCCGGCGGGCACATCAGCCTACGCGGCAGGCCCCTGCACACTCTGCCCGCCGAGAGCCGTCCGATCGGCATGGTCTTCCAGGACTACCTGCTTTTCCCGCATCTGACGGCGTTGGACAACGTGGCCTTCGGGCCGCGCTGCCGCGGAGTGTCCAAGGCCGAGGCGCGCAGCACTGCGGCCGCCTTGCTGAAGCGTGTCGGCCTGGCCGACCGTGCCGGCGCCAAGCCGCGCCAGCTGTCCGGCGGCCAGGCCCAGCGGGTCGCGCTCGCCCGCGCGCTGGCCGTACAGCCTGAGCTGCTGCTGCTGGACGAGCCGCTGGCCGCGCTCGACGCGCACACCCGGTTGGAGATCCGCTCCGAGCTGCGCCGCCACCTGGCCGACTTCGACGGCGTCACCGTGCTGGTCACCCACGATCCGCTGGACGCGATGGTGCTGGCCGACCGGCTGATCGTCATCGAGAACGGCGCCATCGTCCAGCAGGGCACTCCGGCTGAGGTAGCCCGCCGCCCCCGCACCGACTACGTCGCCCGTCTCGTCGGGCTCAACCTGTATCGCGGCGTGGCGGACGACGCGCGGGTCAAGGTCGGCGAGCTGCTGCTGCACACCTTCGAGCAGCTCGACGGGCCCGCGTTCGTCGCCTTCCCGCCCGCTGCCGTCGCCCTCTACCGAGCGCGCCCCGACGGTAGCCCGCGCAACCTGTGGCAGGCCCGGATCGAGGGCATCGAACGGCACGGCGACAACGTCCGTGTCCACCTCGACGGCCCCATCACCGCCTTCGCCGACATCACTCCCGCCGCCCTCGCCGACCTCGACCTGACACCGGGCCAGATGATCTGGGCCTCGGTCAAGGCCACTGAGACCCACGCCTACCCCGCATGA
- a CDS encoding ABC transporter permease codes for MSSSAPEHLDSAGPRGGPTERPVAGREISGRLPWMLVVPAVLGLAFLVLPLAGLVVRAPWSTLLERLAEPHVLEALRLSLVTATIATAMCLLLGVPLAWLLARVDFPGRRLVRALVTVPLVLPPVVGGVALLLVLGRRGLVGQWLEASFGITLPFTTAGVIVAEAFVAMPFLVISVEGALRGADQRFEEAAATLGASRWTVFRRVTLPMVMPGVVAGAVLCWARALGEFGATITFAGNFPGTTRTMPLAVYLALETEPEAAIVLSLVLLAVSVVILASLRDRWVSAP; via the coding sequence ATGAGCTCTTCTGCACCGGAACATCTCGACTCGGCGGGTCCGCGTGGCGGGCCCACCGAGCGCCCGGTCGCGGGCCGCGAGATCTCCGGGCGGCTGCCGTGGATGCTGGTCGTCCCCGCGGTGCTGGGGCTGGCGTTCCTGGTGCTGCCGTTGGCGGGGCTGGTGGTCCGGGCGCCGTGGTCCACGCTGCTGGAGCGGCTGGCCGAACCGCACGTGCTGGAGGCGCTGCGGCTGTCGCTGGTGACGGCCACCATCGCCACCGCCATGTGCCTGCTGCTCGGCGTGCCGCTGGCGTGGCTGCTGGCCCGGGTCGACTTCCCCGGCCGGCGCCTGGTACGGGCCCTGGTCACCGTGCCGCTGGTGCTGCCACCGGTGGTCGGTGGCGTCGCCTTGCTGCTCGTGCTCGGGCGGCGCGGCCTCGTCGGGCAATGGTTGGAGGCTTCTTTTGGCATCACGCTGCCGTTCACCACTGCGGGCGTGATCGTCGCCGAGGCGTTCGTGGCGATGCCGTTCCTGGTGATCAGCGTGGAGGGTGCGCTGCGTGGCGCCGACCAGCGCTTCGAGGAGGCTGCCGCGACGCTCGGCGCCTCGCGCTGGACTGTGTTCCGGCGGGTGACGCTGCCGATGGTCATGCCGGGTGTGGTCGCCGGGGCGGTGTTGTGCTGGGCGCGGGCGCTGGGCGAGTTCGGGGCCACCATTACGTTCGCGGGCAACTTCCCGGGCACCACCCGCACCATGCCGCTGGCGGTCTACCTGGCGCTGGAGACCGAGCCGGAGGCGGCCATCGTGCTCAGCCTGGTCCTGTTGGCCGTCTCGGTGGTCATCCTGGCCAGCCTGCGTGATCGGTGGGTGAGTGCGCCATGA
- the modA gene encoding molybdate ABC transporter substrate-binding protein, whose translation MFRRLSRWAIALPVALALAGLSGCGSGDPATSTTSASSSASAGGGAKEVTVFAAASLTGTFTELGKTFEGAHPGTTVKFNFGSSATLAQQITQGAPADVFAAASPATMKTVTDASLASAPTTFVRNKLQIAVPKDNPAKVDELKDLADSKVKVALCAEQVPCGAAAVKALDAAGLKVTPVTLEQDVKATLTKVELGEVDAALVYRTDVIASVGKVQGIEFPEADKAINDYPIATLAKAPAGDLGKQFVDLVLSQQGKDVLAKAGFEAP comes from the coding sequence GTGTTCAGGCGTCTTTCCCGATGGGCGATCGCCCTTCCTGTCGCGCTCGCGCTGGCGGGGCTGTCCGGTTGCGGCTCCGGTGATCCGGCCACGTCCACGACCTCCGCTTCGTCCTCGGCGTCCGCCGGGGGTGGGGCCAAAGAGGTGACGGTGTTCGCGGCGGCCTCGTTGACCGGTACGTTCACCGAGCTCGGCAAGACGTTCGAGGGCGCTCATCCAGGTACGACGGTGAAGTTCAACTTCGGCTCCAGCGCCACTCTGGCCCAGCAGATCACCCAGGGGGCACCGGCCGACGTGTTCGCCGCGGCGAGCCCGGCCACGATGAAGACGGTCACGGACGCGTCGCTGGCAAGTGCGCCGACGACGTTCGTGCGCAACAAGCTCCAGATCGCCGTGCCGAAGGACAACCCGGCCAAGGTGGACGAGTTGAAGGACCTGGCCGACTCCAAGGTGAAGGTCGCGCTCTGCGCCGAGCAGGTGCCGTGCGGCGCGGCCGCGGTCAAGGCGCTGGACGCGGCGGGGCTCAAGGTCACGCCGGTGACGCTGGAGCAGGACGTCAAGGCCACGCTGACCAAGGTGGAGTTGGGCGAGGTGGACGCGGCACTGGTCTACAGGACCGACGTGATCGCCTCGGTGGGCAAGGTGCAGGGCATCGAGTTCCCCGAGGCGGACAAGGCGATCAACGACTACCCGATCGCCACGCTGGCCAAGGCGCCCGCGGGTGACCTGGGCAAGCAGTTCGTCGATCTGGTGCTGTCGCAGCAGGGCAAGGACGTGCTGGCCAAGGCCGGCTTCGAGGCTCCCTGA
- a CDS encoding helix-turn-helix transcriptional regulator, whose amino-acid sequence MTTFRISEAAALLGVSSDTVRRWVDAGRLGAERDEHGHRRVNGADLAAFARSQIEESDGSGRSSARNRFRGIVTEVIRDAVMAQVEIAAGPFRVVSLMSRQAADELGLEVGVVAVAVIKSTNVVVEIPGHERVASHL is encoded by the coding sequence GTGACGACGTTTCGGATCAGTGAGGCCGCCGCGCTGCTCGGGGTCAGCTCGGACACCGTTCGCCGGTGGGTGGACGCGGGCCGGCTCGGGGCCGAACGGGACGAGCACGGTCACCGGCGGGTCAACGGCGCCGACCTGGCCGCTTTCGCTCGATCGCAGATCGAGGAGAGCGACGGCAGCGGCCGTTCTTCAGCGCGTAACCGCTTTCGCGGGATCGTGACCGAGGTGATCCGCGATGCGGTGATGGCGCAGGTGGAGATCGCCGCGGGGCCGTTCCGGGTGGTGTCGCTGATGAGCCGCCAGGCCGCAGATGAGCTGGGCCTGGAGGTGGGGGTGGTGGCGGTCGCCGTGATCAAGTCCACCAACGTCGTCGTGGAGATTCCCGGCCACGAGCGTGTGGCCAGTCACTTGTGA
- a CDS encoding maleylpyruvate isomerase N-terminal domain-containing protein, producing MTETPSPRRGPDSDTREGTGTVPAATHSGASDTLAQARAALRDVVPSLVELVRSVPDANADSVGTWTVGDVAAHLAHVFRLDTDAVAGRPVPQATVTTAGMAEVNAKMLAQDGERAPAVLADRIGTLANEFDVIASRSRAAAVDWLQGARLPPSAVACHLLEECLIHGHDIAAATGCSWPIQRHHALLAVEGGVLPLIGALPPTALLNQEKARSFRARFDLRLRGGGRTLMVFDRGSLTLDAGGARDVDAHLSADPAALMLVFIGRQGIGKPLLEGKLAAWGRRPWKLARMLTVISPP from the coding sequence ATGACCGAGACCCCATCTCCCAGGCGAGGCCCAGACTCTGACACCCGGGAAGGCACGGGCACGGTCCCGGCTGCGACGCACAGCGGGGCCTCCGACACCCTGGCCCAGGCGCGTGCGGCACTGCGGGATGTCGTTCCCAGCCTCGTCGAACTTGTGCGCAGCGTCCCTGACGCCAACGCCGATTCGGTCGGTACTTGGACAGTGGGCGATGTCGCGGCTCACCTGGCTCATGTCTTTCGCCTCGACACCGACGCCGTCGCCGGAAGGCCGGTCCCGCAAGCCACGGTGACGACGGCGGGAATGGCCGAGGTCAACGCGAAGATGCTGGCCCAGGATGGCGAACGGGCCCCAGCCGTCCTCGCAGATCGCATCGGCACGCTGGCGAACGAGTTCGACGTCATCGCGTCGCGTTCGCGAGCGGCCGCCGTCGATTGGCTGCAAGGCGCCCGCCTGCCGCCTTCGGCGGTGGCGTGCCACTTGCTCGAGGAATGTTTGATCCACGGCCATGACATCGCCGCAGCCACCGGGTGCTCGTGGCCGATACAGCGTCACCACGCTCTCCTCGCGGTCGAGGGCGGCGTGCTTCCGCTCATCGGGGCTCTACCGCCCACGGCCCTGTTGAACCAGGAGAAAGCTCGATCCTTCCGAGCCCGCTTCGACCTGCGCCTGCGTGGAGGCGGGCGCACGTTGATGGTCTTCGACCGCGGTTCGTTGACACTTGACGCGGGGGGTGCACGCGACGTTGACGCCCACCTGTCTGCCGACCCCGCGGCTCTCATGCTGGTGTTCATCGGCCGACAAGGGATAGGCAAGCCGCTTCTCGAAGGAAAGCTCGCCGCCTGGGGCCGTCGGCCATGGAAACTCGCCCGCATGCTCACTGTCATCAGCCCCCCGTAG
- a CDS encoding helix-turn-helix domain-containing protein, with the protein MSRSYGQYCGLARALDVVGDRWNLLIVRQLLIAPARYRELLDGLGGMATNLLTDRLRDLETAGVVERRLAEEGNAIVYALTPWGAELREPIESLIRWSTPLMARGPDGDRFHAEWLAVALRALLVDRAAAHRASTVGIEVDGQLLQVRATRSGTEVTLHDGGGLDAVVRADAPIILGLAAGVLALDDAHGLVDIEGDEAAVRALFNFRRPQAGGSTRR; encoded by the coding sequence ATGAGTCGGAGCTACGGCCAGTACTGCGGTCTCGCCCGGGCGCTCGATGTCGTGGGCGACCGGTGGAATCTGCTCATCGTCCGCCAGCTCCTCATCGCTCCCGCCCGCTACCGCGAGCTGCTCGATGGGCTCGGCGGCATGGCCACGAACCTGCTCACCGACCGTCTCCGCGACCTGGAGACTGCCGGAGTGGTTGAGCGGCGACTGGCCGAGGAGGGCAACGCGATCGTGTACGCACTCACCCCATGGGGCGCCGAGCTGCGGGAACCGATCGAGAGCCTCATCCGCTGGTCCACGCCGCTCATGGCGCGCGGACCAGACGGCGACCGCTTCCACGCCGAATGGCTCGCCGTCGCCCTCCGCGCCTTGCTCGTCGACAGGGCCGCCGCGCACCGGGCATCGACGGTGGGGATCGAGGTCGACGGCCAGCTGCTCCAGGTGCGGGCGACGCGCTCGGGCACAGAGGTGACCCTGCATGATGGCGGCGGTCTCGATGCCGTCGTGCGTGCTGACGCCCCCATCATTCTCGGGCTGGCAGCGGGTGTGCTCGCCCTCGACGACGCCCATGGGCTCGTCGACATCGAAGGCGATGAAGCCGCGGTACGCGCCCTCTTCAACTTTCGGCGGCCCCAGGCTGGAGGGTCCACTCGCCGCTGA